The Niallia circulans nucleotide sequence GTGTTTATGTATACGAACTTTTTTCGGGCAATTCCAGATACTTTTTTAGAAGCAGCCAAACTGGACGGGGCAGGCCATCTGCAGATTTTGTCGAAAGTAGTGCTGCCGATGTCAAAATCAATAACAACAGTTGTTTTTCTGTTCTTGTTTATGGAAAGATGGTCAGAATTATTATGGGATATGCTTGTCATCCAGAGTGAGAATATGCTGACACTTAACGTGCTGTTATCGCAAATGTTTGGACCATACGGCGGTTATCCAGGACCGATGTATGCTGCTTCTGTATTACTGACATTGCCTATTATAATTCTATTTCTTTTCTTTACGAAGAAATTCCAAGAGGGTATGCAATTTACATTAAAATAAATGGTGGCAAAATGGTTTAGAGGAGTGAACCGATGACGAAAAAACATATACAAACATGCAAAGAATTGTTAGCGGCATTTCAGAGTAATCCTCACACAACTAATCCTGAAAGGTTAAGATTTACAAATGTTGGTCTTAAGGATGTATACAATATAACAGCACCATTTAAGGACGACGGAAAAGGAACAATTGCAGGAAGAGTTGAGTCACGGGACAGTGAGGAATCAGAGGTTCACTTCTTTACGCAAAAAAATGGGGAATGGAAACAGAGAAGCGATACCCCAGTATTTAAGCTTCAAGATCCTTTTGTGACTAAAATTGCCGGAGAGCTTCTATTCGGAGGAGTCGAAACGTTTCCCCATCCAACAAAAAAGCATTCATTAGGCTGGCGAACTATTTTAATGAAAGGCAGTACAATAGCTAACTTAAAACAGTTTGCAAAAGGACCTGATGGTATGAAGGATTTACGAATAGTGGAATTACTAGACGGTACTGTCGGTATGTTTACAAGACCACAAGGAGCAAAGGGCGGCAGAGGCAAAATAGGCTTTAAGCGGTTATCTTCGTTAGACAAAATAACAGTGGAAGAAATAGATAGTACGCCATTGTTAGAGAATCAGTTTGCGTATGATGAATGGGGTGGAGTTAATGAAGCTCATGCGCTTTCGAACGGAAAAGTTGGTGTATTAGGACATATTGCCAGATTTGATAACCAAAAAAATCGCCATTATTATCCGATGGTGTTCATGATTGATCCTGAAACTGGCTACTATTCAGACATAAAGATAATAGCAGCCCGGGCTAATTTTCAGGAAGGACCATCTAAACGGCTGGATTTACAAGATGTAGTTTTTAGTGGCGGAATAATTCGGAAACCTGATAAAACCGCTGATTTGTATGCAGGGATTAGTGATGCAGAAGCACAAAAAATAACCATTCCAGACCCTTTTTTACCATATGAAACCTAAGGAGGTTGTGAGATGAAAATCTATCGTTACGAACAAAATCCATTGCTAACACCTCATGATGTTAAACCGCATCATGAAGGATTCGAAGTAATAGGTGCATTTAATGCGGGTGTAACAGTGTATCAAGAAGAAATAATAATGCTCGTTCGCATAGCAGAAAGACCGTTATGTGATAATCCTGATATTGTGAAAGCACCTGTCTATAATTCTTGCACTAGCACACTGGAGATATATGAATTTCTTAAGAGTGATCCGCAGTATGATTTTTCAGATCCTCGCGTGATCAGAAAAACAAATCAAGACAAGTGGTCCTACTTAACCTCCTTATCGTATTTAAGGATTGCCCGCAGCAAAGATGGGCGTCATTTTACAATAGATAAGGACCCATTTATTTATCCATCAAATAAATTAGAATCATTAGGAATTGAAGATCCTAGAATAACAAAAATAGCGGATACCTATTATATTTACTATAGTGCTGCATCCCAAGCAGGTGTTGGCGAAGCAATGGTATCAACAAAGGATTTTAAAGAAATACATTATCATGGCATGATTTTCGCTCCAGAAAATAAAGATGTCGCCATATTTCCTGAATTGATAAATGGAAAGTATTATGCACTCCACCGACCGGTTCCGTGTAGCAATGCATCTCCCGAAATTTGGATTGCTGAATCTGAAAACTTACTTCATTGGGGAAACCACCAGCATTTACTCGGTACAAGAATAGGGAAGTGGGACGCAGGCCGAATTGGAGGAGGTGCAGTGCCATTCAGGACAAATCAAGGCTGGTTAGAGTTATACCACGGGGCAACAGAAGACCATCGTTACTGTATGGGTGCTGTTTTATTAGACATTAATAATCCTGCAAAGGTTATTGCTAGATCAGAACACCCATTAGTAGAACCAGAGGCGACCTACGAAACAGATGGATTTTTCGGAGGAGTTGTGTTTTCCTGTGGTGTCCTAGTAGAAGAAGGTATTATAAAAATGTATTATGGAGCTGCAGATACATCCATGGCATGTATTGAAATGGATTTGAAGGAAGTTCTAGACTCATTGACATATTACTAAGTTTAAAACCAAAACAGATAATCTACTGTTTTGGTTTTTTTGTAAACTTCTTTCATACAGTATTGTTTGATGAAAAATTTTGAGGAAATACTAAAATAATATATAATAAATAAATAAGAACGTATATTCTTATCAGGGAGGTTGAGGTGCACGATGGAAAACCGAAAGCTAGTTGTATATATCGCACAAAGCTTGGATGGATATATTGCCACAAAGGATGATTCCTTGGATTGGCTGTTCCGGGTCGAAGGAGAAGGAGACAACGGTTATTCAAAATTTTATGACACAGTTGACACTATCCTTATTGGAAAACGTACATATGACTGGATAAT carries:
- a CDS encoding glycoside hydrolase family 130 protein, which produces MKIYRYEQNPLLTPHDVKPHHEGFEVIGAFNAGVTVYQEEIIMLVRIAERPLCDNPDIVKAPVYNSCTSTLEIYEFLKSDPQYDFSDPRVIRKTNQDKWSYLTSLSYLRIARSKDGRHFTIDKDPFIYPSNKLESLGIEDPRITKIADTYYIYYSAASQAGVGEAMVSTKDFKEIHYHGMIFAPENKDVAIFPELINGKYYALHRPVPCSNASPEIWIAESENLLHWGNHQHLLGTRIGKWDAGRIGGGAVPFRTNQGWLELYHGATEDHRYCMGAVLLDINNPAKVIARSEHPLVEPEATYETDGFFGGVVFSCGVLVEEGIIKMYYGAADTSMACIEMDLKEVLDSLTYY
- a CDS encoding MTP-1 family protein; its protein translation is MTKKHIQTCKELLAAFQSNPHTTNPERLRFTNVGLKDVYNITAPFKDDGKGTIAGRVESRDSEESEVHFFTQKNGEWKQRSDTPVFKLQDPFVTKIAGELLFGGVETFPHPTKKHSLGWRTILMKGSTIANLKQFAKGPDGMKDLRIVELLDGTVGMFTRPQGAKGGRGKIGFKRLSSLDKITVEEIDSTPLLENQFAYDEWGGVNEAHALSNGKVGVLGHIARFDNQKNRHYYPMVFMIDPETGYYSDIKIIAARANFQEGPSKRLDLQDVVFSGGIIRKPDKTADLYAGISDAEAQKITIPDPFLPYET